In Natranaeroarchaeum aerophilus, a single genomic region encodes these proteins:
- a CDS encoding dodecin: MVFKKITMIGTSSDSFEDATDDALDRAEATLENIHWAEVENLGVEVASADGREYQAEVEIAFELED, from the coding sequence ATGGTATTCAAGAAAATCACGATGATCGGCACGAGCTCGGACAGTTTTGAGGACGCAACCGACGACGCCCTCGACAGGGCGGAAGCGACACTGGAGAACATCCACTGGGCGGAAGTCGAGAACCTCGGCGTCGAAGTAGCATCTGCAGACGGTCGCGAGTATCAGGCAGAAGTCGAGATCGCGTTCGAACTCGAGGACTGA